One region of Endozoicomonas sp. Mp262 genomic DNA includes:
- the purU gene encoding formyltetrahydrofolate deformylase: MPRTYRLLISCPDAKGIVAAVSSFIASQGGWIAEANHHSDPINHRFYMRYEILANSIPLTIYPFYDLFCDLAQKWNFSWSITDSDIPRRVALLASKQAHCLSDLLYRWRSGDLVMDIPCVISNHEDLRDYVEWHDIPYHCVPVDKSNKEAAFNKMTELLAGHNIDTVVLARYMQILPPDLCQDYVNQVINIHHSFLPSFVGAKPYHQAYERGVKLVGATCHYVTSELDAGPIIEQDVVRVGHHHLPEDMVRLGKDVEKTVLARGLRYHLEDRVIVDGAKTIILD, from the coding sequence ATGCCAAGAACCTACCGCCTTTTGATTTCATGCCCTGATGCCAAGGGGATTGTAGCGGCCGTTAGCAGTTTTATTGCGTCACAGGGAGGCTGGATTGCTGAAGCCAATCATCATTCAGACCCCATCAATCACCGCTTTTATATGCGGTATGAAATTCTGGCAAATAGTATTCCGCTTACTATTTACCCGTTTTATGACTTGTTTTGTGACCTCGCGCAAAAATGGAATTTTTCCTGGAGCATTACGGATTCTGATATTCCACGCCGTGTCGCCCTGCTAGCCAGTAAGCAAGCCCACTGCCTGTCTGATTTATTGTACCGTTGGCGAAGTGGCGACCTGGTGATGGATATTCCCTGTGTTATTTCCAATCATGAAGACTTGAGGGACTATGTAGAATGGCATGATATTCCTTATCACTGTGTCCCCGTTGATAAGAGCAATAAAGAAGCCGCTTTCAATAAAATGACTGAGCTGTTGGCCGGGCATAATATTGATACTGTTGTCCTGGCCAGATACATGCAAATACTGCCACCTGATTTATGCCAGGACTATGTTAATCAGGTGATTAATATCCATCACAGTTTTTTGCCTTCCTTTGTTGGTGCAAAACCCTATCACCAGGCCTATGAAAGGGGAGTTAAGCTGGTGGGGGCTACCTGTCATTATGTGACCTCCGAGCTGGATGCTGGCCCGATCATTGAGCAGGATGTGGTTCGGGTTGGGCATCATCACCTGCCTGAAGACATGGTACGTTTAGGAAAGGATGTGGAAAAAACAGTGTTAGCTCGAGGTCTTCGATATCATCTGGAAGACCGGGTGATTGTTGATGGGGCAAAAACTATTATCCTGGACTGA
- a CDS encoding tryptophan synthase subunit beta like protein produces the protein MLYALRDEKGAIMAVSEKAITSDWKPVSLEDEALHAFLNNNPAIGNKVMQAADADFIRVLEDVIDLLIHKELIQFTELPGPVQTKLLNRRRYREELKNNKDTTQLLDNDDSLI, from the coding sequence ATGCTTTATGCTCTCAGGGATGAGAAGGGTGCAATTATGGCTGTTTCTGAAAAGGCCATTACGTCTGACTGGAAGCCTGTTAGTCTGGAAGATGAGGCGCTTCACGCTTTTTTAAATAACAACCCTGCTATTGGCAATAAAGTGATGCAGGCGGCGGATGCCGACTTTATTCGGGTGTTGGAAGATGTCATTGATCTTTTGATCCACAAGGAGCTGATTCAGTTTACTGAGCTGCCCGGGCCGGTTCAAACTAAACTATTGAACAGGCGGCGCTACAGGGAAGAGCTAAAAAATAACAAAGATACCACTCAGCTTCTCGATAATGATGACAGTTTAATTTAG
- a CDS encoding NUDIX domain-containing protein yields the protein MKLSGLGCQDVDIEEKTALSSGFLKVWLFKLRHRLFDGRESRLLDRETIIRPPSVGVLLYDPVLHCVVLVEQFRLGPFASGEDPWLLEIVAGISEPGESLESVAYREVQEESDCSIQKLMSIADFYMSPGASNEKMKLFCGIVDASEAGGTFGLAEEGEDIKVHVIPFDEAYSMVTDGRIANAPAVIALQWLKLHHKELGAVDV from the coding sequence ATGAAGCTCTCGGGCTTGGGTTGCCAAGACGTAGATATTGAAGAGAAGACGGCCCTTTCTTCAGGGTTTTTGAAAGTCTGGTTGTTTAAACTTCGCCATCGTTTATTTGATGGCAGGGAAAGCAGGCTGCTTGATCGGGAAACCATTATCCGGCCTCCCTCTGTGGGCGTTCTGTTATATGACCCTGTACTTCACTGCGTTGTATTAGTTGAACAGTTTCGGCTTGGTCCTTTTGCATCAGGTGAGGATCCCTGGTTGCTGGAGATCGTTGCGGGTATTTCCGAACCCGGGGAAAGCCTGGAGAGTGTGGCTTATCGGGAAGTACAGGAAGAATCTGACTGTTCCATACAGAAGTTAATGTCAATTGCTGATTTTTATATGAGTCCCGGGGCTTCCAATGAAAAAATGAAGCTTTTCTGCGGTATTGTTGATGCCAGTGAAGCGGGAGGCACTTTTGGCCTGGCTGAGGAAGGAGAAGATATCAAGGTGCATGTCATTCCTTTTGATGAAGCCTATTCAATGGTGACTGATGGACGCATTGCCAATGCTCCGGCAGTGATTGCCCTGCAGTGGTTAAAATTGCATCATAAAGAATTAGGGGCTGTTGACGTTTGA
- a CDS encoding adenylyltransferase/cytidyltransferase family protein, translating into MSKVKIGVFGSAFDPPTRGHLDVISQAAPYFDKILLVPSASHAFAKTMQLFSHRLAMLDCFVTEAAIDSCDMEVCDLEYQLLAETPDSAVYTYDLMDALETYYGKTVELSFIRGPDNAVPEVWNRFYRAGDIEKRWKLFTAKERVQARSSQVRQAIAGGLLESRCENGCVLNSLLLPTVQDYIQGKGLYQS; encoded by the coding sequence ATGAGTAAAGTAAAAATTGGTGTTTTTGGTTCCGCATTTGATCCTCCAACCCGGGGGCATCTTGATGTGATCAGCCAGGCAGCTCCTTATTTTGATAAGATTCTTCTGGTTCCCAGCGCATCTCATGCATTTGCCAAGACCATGCAATTATTTTCCCACAGACTTGCAATGCTTGACTGTTTTGTAACAGAGGCAGCCATTGACTCATGTGATATGGAAGTATGTGACCTGGAATATCAGTTGTTGGCAGAGACTCCGGACTCGGCAGTCTATACCTACGATTTGATGGATGCTCTTGAAACATATTATGGTAAGACGGTGGAGCTCAGTTTTATTCGAGGCCCGGATAATGCCGTGCCTGAAGTTTGGAACAGGTTTTACAGGGCCGGTGATATCGAAAAGCGCTGGAAACTGTTTACGGCAAAAGAAAGAGTCCAGGCAAGAAGCAGTCAGGTTCGTCAAGCCATTGCTGGCGGCCTGCTGGAGTCTCGATGTGAAAATGGATGTGTTTTGAATTCATTGCTTTTACCGACAGTCCAGGACTACATTCAAGGTAAAGGTTTATATCAATCCTGA
- a CDS encoding endonuclease/exonuclease/phosphatase family protein, translating to MPIRSLKGAISRRINRQMSRQVHCRELEFNNSYPFLNRPIRLLSYNIQVGINTQFYRHYITKGWQHVLPHSDRVGNLDRIASVLPDFDIVALQEVDGGSLRTGFVNQTEYLALKGHFPYWYQQLNRNLGKLAQHSNGLLSRFRPLALEDHKLPGLIPGRGAIMARFGEEQNPLIVVMMHLSLSQRTRNIQLSYIRELIEGYDHVVLMGDMNTHADQLLHDSPLKDIDLHAVNWGENTFPSWRPKRSLDHVLVSPSLQVNQVNVLNMPVSDHLPVAVEVEIPGTFPQK from the coding sequence ATGCCTATCCGATCATTAAAAGGTGCTATTTCCCGCCGTATAAACAGACAAATGTCTCGCCAGGTTCATTGTAGAGAGCTGGAATTCAACAACTCTTATCCTTTTTTGAACCGCCCTATTCGATTGCTTAGTTACAATATACAGGTTGGAATTAATACGCAGTTTTACCGGCACTATATAACCAAGGGTTGGCAGCACGTACTTCCTCATTCTGACAGGGTTGGCAATCTTGACAGGATTGCTTCAGTATTGCCTGACTTTGATATTGTAGCCCTGCAGGAAGTGGATGGTGGCAGCCTGAGAACAGGATTTGTCAATCAAACCGAATACCTTGCCCTTAAAGGACATTTTCCCTACTGGTATCAACAATTAAACCGGAATCTTGGAAAACTTGCCCAGCACAGTAATGGCCTGCTAAGCCGGTTTCGGCCTTTGGCCCTGGAAGACCACAAGTTGCCGGGACTGATTCCCGGGCGAGGCGCTATTATGGCGCGTTTCGGAGAAGAGCAAAATCCTCTGATAGTTGTAATGATGCATCTGTCTTTGAGCCAGAGGACGCGAAACATTCAGTTGTCTTACATCAGGGAGCTTATTGAGGGGTATGACCATGTAGTATTGATGGGGGATATGAACACCCATGCGGATCAGTTGTTACATGACTCTCCTTTGAAAGATATCGACCTTCATGCTGTTAATTGGGGGGAAAACACCTTTCCAAGCTGGCGACCCAAACGTTCTCTGGATCATGTTCTGGTGAGTCCATCCTTACAGGTTAACCAGGTCAATGTTCTTAATATGCCTGTTTCTGATCACCTACCCGTTGCTGTCGAAGTTGAGATACCGGGAACATTTCCGCAAAAATAA
- a CDS encoding thiol:disulfide interchange protein DsbA/DsbL — protein sequence MAKLVRYLWLLVLIPLAVQAEVAKPVDSLKPAAVAGDKKPSVAKTIYKEGKDYRVLKMPAQTDTKADQVEVAEVFWYGCPHCYSLEGIVDAWKPKLPKDAHFVRVPAFYGPNIWKTHAQLYYTLDSMGILEKVHDAVFNEIQNKKNYLKNSDAMAAFLNKNYGVEKAKFESSFNSIGIVHQLLKASSMIRSYGLTGVPAIVVDGRYVVEPRLAGSLENMTAISDYLITKVKADREKEKADKKLKGDKTPGKLPEVAPAA from the coding sequence ATGGCAAAACTGGTGCGGTACCTGTGGTTGCTTGTTCTTATACCTCTTGCTGTTCAGGCTGAGGTGGCCAAGCCTGTTGATAGCCTTAAGCCGGCAGCTGTTGCCGGGGATAAAAAGCCTTCTGTTGCCAAAACTATTTATAAGGAAGGCAAGGACTATCGAGTGCTGAAAATGCCAGCCCAGACCGATACAAAGGCTGACCAGGTGGAAGTTGCTGAAGTATTTTGGTACGGCTGCCCTCATTGCTACTCTCTGGAAGGCATTGTGGATGCGTGGAAGCCGAAGTTGCCAAAGGATGCTCATTTTGTTCGGGTGCCTGCTTTCTACGGCCCCAATATTTGGAAAACCCATGCCCAGCTTTACTATACTCTTGACAGCATGGGGATCCTGGAGAAGGTGCATGATGCAGTCTTTAACGAAATTCAAAACAAGAAGAACTATCTGAAAAATAGCGATGCCATGGCAGCGTTTTTAAATAAAAATTATGGGGTAGAAAAAGCAAAATTTGAAAGCAGCTTTAATTCCATAGGAATTGTCCATCAGTTGCTGAAAGCATCTTCCATGATCAGAAGCTATGGTTTAACAGGCGTTCCTGCCATTGTAGTTGATGGGCGCTATGTTGTTGAGCCACGCCTTGCCGGTTCACTTGAAAATATGACAGCCATTAGCGACTACCTGATTACCAAGGTTAAAGCTGATCGAGAGAAAGAAAAGGCCGATAAGAAACTAAAAGGTGATAAGACACCAGGTAAGCTTCCAGAAGTAGCTCCGGCTGCTTGA
- a CDS encoding cytochrome c4 — protein MNKVILSLVVSLGVTGLALAKGDAAIGKSKVSNCTACHGATGVSLVPNYPNLAGQGERYLVKQIMDIKSGVRSVPEMMPFVSNITLEDAEDMAAFYASQSAPTGVTDKKYISLGEELYRAGNAKKGIPACGACHSPSGQGNSLAGFPYISGQHAQYTAKQLRDFREGERMNDGDTKIMRMIAEKLSNKEVEAVSHYIQGLGM, from the coding sequence ATGAATAAAGTCATTCTCAGTCTGGTAGTATCTTTGGGAGTAACAGGTTTGGCGCTTGCCAAAGGAGATGCTGCCATAGGTAAGTCAAAAGTTTCCAATTGCACAGCATGTCATGGTGCTACAGGGGTTAGCCTGGTACCGAATTATCCCAACCTTGCTGGTCAGGGGGAACGCTATCTGGTTAAACAAATAATGGATATCAAGTCTGGAGTCCGTAGTGTTCCTGAAATGATGCCCTTTGTCAGCAATATCACTCTTGAGGACGCTGAAGATATGGCGGCATTTTATGCCAGCCAGTCAGCACCAACAGGTGTTACGGATAAAAAATATATTTCTCTTGGTGAAGAACTCTATCGCGCAGGGAATGCCAAAAAAGGGATTCCTGCCTGTGGGGCATGTCATTCTCCTTCAGGCCAGGGAAATTCATTGGCGGGATTCCCGTATATCAGCGGTCAACATGCCCAGTATACTGCCAAACAGCTGCGTGACTTCAGGGAAGGAGAGCGGATGAATGATGGAGATACCAAAATTATGAGAATGATTGCAGAAAAACTCAGTAATAAGGAAGTTGAGGCTGTATCTCACTATATCCAGGGACTGGGTATGTAG
- the yihA gene encoding ribosome biogenesis GTP-binding protein YihA/YsxC encodes MTEQTTLNYQKTHFLKSAAKLNQCPPDTGREVAFAGRSNAGKSSALNALTGSSKLARTSKTPGRTQLINFFTVEEGLYLVDLPGYGYAKVPEAMKKEWQYHLNDYLSRRESLCGLVLLVDIRHPMKEFDQMMLQWSIESQLPLHILLTKADKLKQGAAKQVLNKLKNQLRDYPLVSIQLFSSLKKAGVEQLSATLDDWLLEEASNLSEE; translated from the coding sequence ATGACTGAACAAACTACTTTGAATTATCAAAAAACCCACTTTCTGAAAAGTGCCGCCAAGCTAAATCAGTGTCCTCCTGACACTGGCCGTGAAGTTGCCTTTGCAGGCCGTTCCAATGCCGGTAAGTCCAGCGCCCTTAATGCACTCACAGGCTCCAGCAAACTGGCAAGAACCAGTAAAACCCCGGGTCGAACCCAGCTGATTAACTTTTTTACCGTTGAAGAAGGGCTTTACCTGGTAGACCTGCCAGGATATGGCTATGCCAAGGTCCCGGAAGCCATGAAAAAAGAGTGGCAGTATCACCTTAATGATTACCTGTCCCGCAGGGAATCCCTGTGCGGCTTGGTGCTGCTGGTTGATATCCGACATCCTATGAAGGAGTTCGACCAGATGATGCTTCAGTGGAGCATTGAATCACAGCTGCCACTGCATATATTGCTAACAAAAGCAGATAAACTAAAACAGGGGGCTGCCAAACAAGTTCTGAACAAACTTAAAAATCAGCTTCGGGACTATCCTCTTGTCAGTATCCAGCTTTTTTCTTCCCTGAAGAAGGCAGGCGTTGAACAATTGTCTGCAACCCTTGATGACTGGCTATTGGAAGAAGCATCTAACCTATCTGAAGAATAA
- the polA gene encoding DNA polymerase I, which produces MSEQASAPLILVDGSSYLYRAFHASERANLRTSDGRPTGAIRVMTNMLKSLVRQYPESHVVVIFDARGKNFRHELFDEYKATRKPMPDDLRSQVKPIHDIVRALGLPLLMVDGVEADDVIGTLAREATEKKIDTVISTGDKDIAQLVTEHVTLIDTMNDVKTDRDGVVDKFGIPAELIIDYLALMGDSSDNIPGMPGVGQKTALALLQGIGSIDTLSENLDKVAALGFRGSKTFAKKFEEHKDMVLLSRELATIKTDVELPHSIEDLKSTPADTEALLTLYREFEFRSMISELEKGEAGEDEQPAVVADYTVITEQKEFLQWLDQLNRSDLFAFDTETTSLDYMTAELVGVSFACEPGKAAYVPVAHDYIGAPQQLDRQWVLEQLKPLLENPQRRKVGQNLKYDQSVLARHGIELRGMAFDTMLESYVLNSTASRHDMDSLAKRYLGVSTVSFEAIAGKGVKQLTFNQIELDKAGPYAAEDADITLRLHQALWPQLEQEESLKKVFDDIEMPLVDVISRIERNGALVDGTLLGQQSIEIGKRLSELEKQAHEDAGEVFNLSSPKQLQELLFNKLGLPVIKKTPKGQPSTAEEVLQELALDYPLPRLILEHRSLSKLKSTYTDKLPQMINPATSRIHTSYHQAGTATGRLSSSDPNLQNIPIRTEEGRRVRQAFVAPEGYTLVAADYSQIELRIMAHLSGDKGLLDAFANGLDIHKATAAEVFGVALDQVSTEQRRSAKAINFGLIYGMSAFGLARQLGVSRQSAQEYIDLYFDRYPGVLRYMEETKASAKEKGYVETLFGRRLYLSEINARNGMRRQAAERTAINAPMQGTAADIIKKAMLSVDQWLVNSAMDAKVIMQVHDELVLEVADKDLEVVVVGIKDKMEKAASLDVPLLVEVGAGDNWDQAH; this is translated from the coding sequence ATGTCTGAACAAGCCAGCGCCCCCCTGATTCTGGTGGATGGGTCTTCATATCTCTACAGGGCATTCCATGCTTCTGAACGAGCCAATTTGCGCACGTCCGATGGGCGACCCACCGGTGCGATCCGGGTGATGACCAATATGCTTAAAAGCCTGGTGCGTCAATATCCGGAAAGCCATGTTGTGGTGATCTTTGATGCCAGGGGCAAGAACTTTCGCCATGAACTCTTTGATGAGTATAAGGCCACCAGAAAACCTATGCCTGATGATCTGCGTTCCCAGGTTAAACCAATCCATGACATTGTCAGGGCCTTGGGGTTGCCTCTTTTGATGGTTGATGGCGTGGAGGCGGATGATGTTATCGGAACCCTGGCCCGGGAGGCTACGGAAAAGAAGATCGATACGGTTATTTCCACCGGGGATAAGGATATCGCCCAACTGGTTACCGAGCATGTCACCCTGATTGACACCATGAATGACGTGAAGACAGATAGGGATGGGGTGGTGGATAAGTTTGGTATTCCGGCGGAGCTGATAATAGATTATCTGGCACTGATGGGCGATTCCAGTGATAACATTCCGGGTATGCCTGGCGTAGGCCAAAAAACGGCACTGGCTTTGTTGCAGGGTATCGGCAGCATTGACACCCTATCGGAGAATCTTGATAAGGTGGCTGCCCTGGGATTTAGGGGAAGTAAAACATTCGCCAAAAAATTTGAAGAACATAAAGACATGGTTCTGCTTTCCCGGGAACTGGCCACCATTAAAACCGATGTTGAGTTACCCCACTCTATCGAGGATCTCAAATCAACACCGGCAGATACTGAAGCATTGCTGACGCTTTATCGTGAGTTTGAATTCCGGTCCATGATCAGTGAGCTGGAAAAGGGTGAAGCCGGGGAAGATGAACAGCCTGCGGTTGTGGCTGACTATACAGTTATTACAGAGCAAAAAGAGTTCCTTCAGTGGCTTGACCAACTGAACCGGTCTGATCTTTTTGCCTTTGATACGGAAACCACCAGTCTGGACTACATGACCGCAGAACTGGTAGGGGTATCCTTTGCCTGTGAACCGGGAAAGGCGGCTTATGTTCCTGTTGCCCATGACTATATTGGTGCTCCGCAACAGCTGGACCGACAGTGGGTATTGGAACAGCTGAAACCATTACTGGAAAATCCGCAACGGAGAAAAGTGGGTCAGAACCTCAAGTATGACCAAAGTGTTCTGGCTCGCCATGGCATAGAACTGAGAGGGATGGCATTTGATACCATGCTGGAGTCTTATGTCCTCAACTCCACCGCTTCCCGACATGATATGGATAGCCTTGCCAAACGGTATCTTGGCGTTTCAACCGTCTCTTTTGAGGCTATTGCCGGTAAAGGGGTAAAGCAGCTGACCTTTAACCAGATAGAGCTGGATAAGGCCGGACCCTACGCGGCAGAAGATGCAGATATTACCCTCAGGCTTCATCAGGCACTCTGGCCTCAGCTGGAACAGGAAGAATCCCTGAAAAAGGTATTTGATGATATTGAAATGCCGCTGGTGGATGTTATTTCCAGAATCGAAAGAAATGGGGCATTGGTTGATGGTACATTGTTGGGGCAGCAGAGTATCGAAATCGGCAAACGGTTGTCTGAGCTGGAAAAGCAGGCTCATGAAGATGCGGGAGAAGTGTTTAACCTGAGTTCTCCAAAACAGCTCCAAGAGCTGCTATTCAACAAGCTGGGACTTCCAGTTATTAAAAAAACACCAAAAGGCCAGCCTTCAACAGCGGAGGAAGTGTTACAGGAGTTGGCCCTGGATTACCCTTTGCCCCGCCTAATCCTTGAGCACAGAAGCCTGAGTAAGTTGAAATCCACCTATACGGATAAACTTCCCCAGATGATTAATCCGGCTACTAGCCGTATACACACCTCCTATCATCAGGCGGGAACCGCAACCGGAAGACTCTCTTCATCAGACCCTAACTTACAAAATATTCCGATTCGTACTGAGGAAGGACGCAGGGTTCGCCAGGCATTTGTTGCGCCTGAAGGCTATACCCTGGTTGCAGCGGACTATTCACAGATTGAGCTAAGGATTATGGCTCACTTATCCGGGGATAAAGGATTACTGGATGCCTTTGCCAATGGCCTGGATATCCATAAGGCCACTGCTGCGGAAGTTTTTGGTGTTGCACTGGATCAGGTGTCCACGGAACAGCGTCGCAGCGCCAAGGCCATTAACTTTGGTTTGATCTATGGTATGTCTGCTTTTGGGTTAGCCCGTCAGTTAGGGGTTTCCAGACAGTCTGCCCAGGAGTATATCGATCTCTACTTTGATCGTTATCCCGGTGTACTTCGATATATGGAAGAAACCAAGGCCTCAGCAAAGGAAAAAGGCTATGTAGAAACACTCTTTGGCAGACGGCTGTACTTATCCGAGATTAACGCCCGCAACGGTATGCGCCGACAAGCAGCAGAAAGGACAGCCATCAATGCCCCTATGCAGGGAACAGCGGCAGATATTATTAAAAAAGCCATGTTATCTGTGGATCAATGGCTGGTAAACAGCGCTATGGATGCCAAGGTCATTATGCAGGTTCATGATGAACTGGTATTGGAGGTTGCAGATAAGGATCTTGAGGTGGTTGTTGTAGGTATAAAAGATAAAATGGAGAAGGCCGCCAGTCTGGATGTTCCATTACTTGTTGAGGTGGGCGCAGGTGATAATTGGGATCAGGCGCACTAA
- a CDS encoding DUF2782 domain-containing protein, translated as MKYRLLGIVIPLVLAGCTSPSPTSPDVQGKSHGKEASPTETLTKELKRLPKDLRPEDLERRDDTTVVIRESKEHKIKEYRVAGVLYGIQVIPKVGSPYFLIPAKDPNFFIRQDKPDILIPSWQVFKWK; from the coding sequence ATGAAATACCGCTTGCTGGGGATAGTGATTCCCTTAGTACTGGCAGGCTGCACAAGTCCTTCCCCAACCAGCCCTGATGTTCAGGGCAAGAGTCACGGAAAGGAAGCCTCTCCTACAGAAACCCTGACCAAAGAATTAAAGAGGTTACCCAAAGATCTCCGGCCAGAAGACCTGGAACGACGGGATGACACCACCGTAGTCATCAGGGAAAGCAAAGAACACAAAATCAAAGAGTACCGTGTTGCCGGTGTTCTGTATGGTATTCAGGTTATTCCCAAAGTAGGGTCCCCTTACTTCCTGATTCCCGCCAAAGACCCCAACTTCTTTATACGACAGGACAAGCCTGACATACTGATACCCTCCTGGCAGGTATTTAAATGGAAATAA
- a CDS encoding homoserine kinase, which translates to MAVYTRLDKKGICSLLSRYHLGELVTFQGIAGGVENTNYFLDIATPLHTQRYVLTIFEYLPESSLPFFIDYTDELNSAGLPVPAAIRDKQEKAVQRIKGKPAVIVPCLPGEHLKKLNGNHCQQVGELLGKIHQAGLQSRLKQSNIRGIDWLDTQQKRLSNLLPKEEVHYMQGQWQGIKNELPSTSELPKGLIHGDLFHDNALFTGDKLTGVIDFYQSCHDYLLYDLAVTVNDWCINSDLELDHLKTSALLKAYGSIRPFTPTEQDAWPLMLRLAAFRFWISRIITFVHPEQAMDSAHQQMLERCFLDPEKFKAMLELRNIRDTSLPCFLSD; encoded by the coding sequence ATGGCTGTTTACACCCGGCTGGATAAAAAAGGTATCTGCTCTTTGTTGTCCCGGTATCACCTTGGAGAACTGGTGACATTCCAGGGCATTGCCGGTGGGGTGGAAAACACCAACTACTTCCTCGATATTGCCACGCCTCTTCACACCCAACGCTATGTACTCACCATTTTTGAATACTTGCCTGAAAGCAGCCTGCCATTTTTTATCGATTATACCGATGAGCTCAACAGCGCTGGCTTACCTGTACCCGCTGCCATCAGGGACAAACAAGAAAAGGCCGTGCAACGGATAAAAGGAAAGCCGGCAGTTATAGTCCCCTGCCTTCCCGGTGAACATTTAAAAAAACTTAATGGCAATCACTGCCAGCAGGTAGGTGAGTTGCTGGGTAAAATTCATCAGGCAGGCCTTCAATCCCGCTTAAAGCAGAGCAATATAAGGGGGATTGACTGGCTGGATACACAACAGAAGCGGCTATCCAACTTGCTGCCAAAGGAAGAAGTACACTATATGCAGGGGCAATGGCAAGGCATAAAAAACGAACTTCCTTCCACCTCAGAATTACCAAAGGGCCTGATTCACGGTGACCTCTTTCATGACAACGCCCTGTTCACCGGGGATAAGTTAACCGGTGTGATTGATTTCTATCAGTCCTGCCATGACTATTTATTGTATGACCTCGCAGTGACGGTTAATGACTGGTGCATCAATTCAGACCTGGAGCTGGATCATTTAAAAACATCCGCTCTGCTAAAAGCCTATGGGTCTATTCGCCCCTTCACCCCAACCGAACAAGATGCCTGGCCCTTAATGCTAAGGCTGGCAGCCTTCCGTTTCTGGATATCAAGAATTATTACCTTCGTACACCCCGAGCAAGCCATGGACTCCGCCCACCAGCAAATGCTGGAACGCTGCTTTCTTGATCCCGAGAAATTCAAGGCAATGCTGGAGCTGAGAAATATAAGGGATACCTCTTTGCCTTGTTTTTTGAGTGATTGA
- a CDS encoding transcriptional repressor yields the protein MATPQDNAYKPHNHNLCIKSALQEARTLCQNRGARLTPLREKVLELVWQNHQPVGAYDILAELARQESRPAQPPTVYRALEFLLEQGLVHRLSSINAYIGCPNPDSHSSKVDQSCFLICENCRITIEMENPVITQALNDCAKEHRFSVSSSTIELTGLCTNCSKSKHSHD from the coding sequence ATGGCCACTCCACAGGATAATGCCTATAAACCCCACAACCATAACCTTTGCATCAAAAGCGCACTGCAAGAGGCCAGAACCCTTTGCCAGAACCGTGGTGCAAGATTAACCCCTCTCAGGGAAAAGGTTTTAGAACTGGTCTGGCAGAACCATCAACCAGTAGGCGCCTATGATATTCTGGCAGAGCTGGCAAGGCAGGAGTCCCGTCCTGCCCAGCCCCCCACCGTATACAGAGCTCTGGAATTCCTGCTGGAACAGGGACTGGTGCATCGCCTGTCATCAATCAATGCCTATATTGGCTGTCCTAACCCTGACTCACATTCCAGCAAGGTGGATCAAAGCTGTTTCCTGATCTGTGAAAATTGCCGGATTACCATTGAAATGGAGAATCCGGTGATCACTCAGGCTCTCAATGACTGTGCCAAAGAACATCGTTTCTCCGTTTCCAGTTCCACCATAGAGCTAACAGGACTCTGTACCAACTGTTCTAAATCAAAGCACTCCCATGACTGA